One segment of Micromonospora parathelypteridis DNA contains the following:
- a CDS encoding DUF3105 domain-containing protein → MSISTPGGPERRPTVVSTGKKPAAGRPASGAKAGSGKPTGKPAGSPRAGGKGPRKPVTPVKVSQGRAWGPIALFVAVGVLAAGIIGYGAWASFQGAKPWDKRANAIDGIANIRKSDPDSLKYESHKSGPLTWNYSPPVGGVHNAAWQNCMGDVYDAPIANEHAVHSLEHGAVWVTYRPDLPKDQVDKLAGKVRGVEKTLMSPYEGLDKPISLQAWGYQLKVDNADDSRIDEFIKDLRVNASVEGPTALCNTGITATGTTPRELQQQPPTQ, encoded by the coding sequence ATGAGCATCAGCACCCCGGGTGGCCCTGAGCGCCGCCCGACCGTGGTCAGCACCGGCAAGAAGCCGGCCGCGGGCCGGCCGGCGTCCGGCGCCAAGGCCGGTTCCGGCAAGCCGACGGGCAAGCCGGCGGGCTCCCCCCGGGCCGGTGGCAAGGGCCCGCGCAAGCCGGTCACCCCGGTCAAGGTGAGCCAGGGTCGGGCCTGGGGCCCGATCGCGCTCTTCGTCGCGGTGGGCGTGCTCGCGGCCGGGATCATCGGTTACGGCGCGTGGGCGTCGTTCCAGGGCGCGAAGCCGTGGGACAAGCGGGCCAACGCCATCGACGGCATCGCCAACATCCGCAAGTCCGACCCGGACAGCCTGAAGTACGAGTCGCACAAGTCGGGCCCGCTGACCTGGAACTACTCGCCGCCGGTGGGTGGGGTGCACAACGCCGCCTGGCAGAACTGCATGGGCGACGTCTACGACGCCCCGATCGCCAACGAGCACGCGGTGCACAGCCTGGAGCACGGCGCCGTCTGGGTCACCTACCGGCCGGACCTGCCGAAGGACCAGGTCGACAAGCTCGCCGGCAAGGTGCGCGGCGTCGAGAAGACGCTGATGAGCCCGTACGAGGGCCTGGACAAGCCGATCTCGCTCCAGGCCTGGGGCTACCAGCTCAAGGTCGACAACGCCGACGACTCGCGGATCGACGAGTTCATCAAGGACCTGCGGGTGAACGCCTCCGTCGAGGGCCCGACGGCGCTGTGCAACACGGGCATCACCGCCACCGGCACCACGCCGCGTGAGCTTCAGCAGCAGCCGCCCACCCAGTAA
- a CDS encoding DUF305 domain-containing protein, protein MTAPATTDSDYDEVQAAPEEGGRAPARRYGVLALAIMVVVGLLLGYAGGLLTPRLTRPGDASVEAGFARDMTTHHAQAVEMSLLAYRSATLPEVRQIAVDIATGQQGEIGAMQTWLREWDLSPTGSQPPMSWMSDGATVKDGLMPGMATPQQMAALRDAQGIEVDRQFLTLMYNHHLGGIHMIDAALGETDNAEVLRVAQVMKSTQQTELNNLKQLQAQAKG, encoded by the coding sequence ATGACTGCTCCCGCCACCACCGACAGCGATTACGACGAGGTCCAGGCCGCCCCGGAAGAGGGCGGCCGGGCCCCGGCGCGACGCTACGGCGTGCTGGCGCTCGCCATCATGGTGGTGGTGGGGCTGCTCCTCGGGTACGCCGGCGGTCTGCTCACCCCACGGCTCACCCGACCCGGGGACGCGTCGGTCGAGGCGGGCTTCGCGCGGGACATGACGACCCACCACGCCCAAGCGGTGGAGATGAGCCTGCTCGCGTACCGGTCCGCGACGCTTCCCGAGGTGCGGCAGATCGCCGTCGACATCGCCACCGGGCAGCAGGGCGAGATCGGGGCCATGCAGACCTGGCTGCGCGAATGGGACCTGAGCCCGACCGGGTCGCAGCCGCCGATGTCGTGGATGTCCGACGGAGCCACCGTCAAGGACGGGCTGATGCCGGGGATGGCCACGCCGCAGCAGATGGCCGCCCTGCGCGACGCTCAGGGCATCGAGGTCGACCGGCAGTTCCTGACCTTGATGTACAACCACCACCTGGGCGGCATCCACATGATCGACGCGGCGCTCGGCGAGACCGACAACGCCGAGGTGCTGCGGGTGGCACAGGTCATGAAGTCCACCCAGCAGACCGAACTGAACAACCTCAAGCAGCTCCAGGCCCAGGCCAAGGGCTGA
- a CDS encoding winged helix-turn-helix domain-containing protein, which yields MGVALRDARRSVTSWCRRHTIGGDGAVAAVRRGQRQGEPGMLSREQELELIDTLRGVHPDEFGLDEELWTRQSLTTLIQRRFDLPLDPGAVGAYLRAWGLGPREPRERACGLCVSAVERWVRSEYPAITRAAQEHLAEVYWIGRVRLRGTMPTADVISAVSSRGRVRFMITTPTVDPPLPRDFVLRLSGEEQRTVHLIVDGSWPRNEWPRRLPRRIVLHPLPSCGRAVAA from the coding sequence GTGGGGGTTGCACTCAGAGACGCACGGCGTTCGGTCACCAGTTGGTGCCGACGCCACACCATCGGCGGTGACGGGGCGGTGGCAGCCGTCCGTCGCGGACAGCGGCAGGGCGAGCCGGGAATGCTCAGCCGCGAACAGGAACTCGAACTGATCGACACACTGCGGGGCGTCCACCCCGACGAGTTCGGCTTGGACGAGGAGCTGTGGACACGGCAGAGCCTCACCACGCTCATCCAGCGCCGATTCGACCTGCCGCTGGATCCTGGCGCGGTCGGGGCGTACCTCCGGGCCTGGGGGTTGGGTCCGCGCGAGCCGCGCGAGCGGGCCTGCGGGCTCTGCGTCAGCGCGGTCGAGCGCTGGGTCCGCAGCGAGTACCCGGCGATCACCCGGGCCGCCCAGGAGCACCTCGCGGAGGTCTACTGGATCGGCCGGGTCCGGCTGCGCGGCACCATGCCGACAGCCGACGTGATCTCCGCGGTCTCGTCGCGTGGCCGGGTGCGCTTCATGATCACCACGCCGACGGTCGACCCGCCGCTCCCCCGCGACTTCGTGCTGCGGCTCAGTGGCGAGGAGCAGCGCACCGTGCACCTGATCGTGGACGGCTCCTGGCCGCGCAACGAGTGGCCACGCCGGCTCCCCCGGCGAATCGTCCTGCACCCGCTGCCCAGCTGTGGGCGGGCGGTCGCGGCCTGA
- a CDS encoding alpha/beta hydrolase — translation MLVMAACRESSMVYETVDGSKLPLLVFDPADGTPLAAGIVLFHGGGLRSGSADGLVAHCRELGSRGIFAVSAGYRLLGQGAASIDDCVADVRQAVEHFTRLAAARGLKPSCLASGGSSAGAHLALVAALTASGTTPTVPGPGVAAVVALNPAGLDLLAFSPERQRSIEQEVGIATGRAIEYSLIEFVRPGSPLMLIHHGTADEVEPIEHVRRFRDAMVQAGNECTLLEYEQAEHGFHYPGHSGHFEDVIDATARFLLDRSHAGPYGY, via the coding sequence ATGCTGGTCATGGCAGCCTGCCGCGAATCTTCGATGGTCTACGAGACCGTCGACGGCAGCAAACTGCCCCTGCTGGTCTTCGATCCGGCCGACGGCACCCCACTCGCGGCCGGCATCGTCCTGTTCCACGGGGGCGGCCTGCGCTCGGGATCGGCGGACGGGCTGGTCGCACACTGCCGTGAGCTGGGGTCGCGCGGAATCTTCGCGGTGTCGGCCGGGTACCGACTGCTCGGCCAGGGCGCGGCGAGTATCGACGACTGCGTCGCCGACGTCCGGCAGGCGGTGGAGCACTTCACGCGGCTGGCCGCGGCACGCGGGCTCAAGCCGTCGTGTCTGGCCTCGGGCGGCAGCTCGGCCGGTGCCCATCTCGCGCTGGTCGCCGCGCTGACAGCCTCCGGTACGACCCCAACGGTGCCCGGACCCGGTGTCGCGGCCGTCGTGGCCCTCAACCCGGCGGGCCTGGATCTTCTCGCCTTCTCGCCGGAGCGTCAGCGTTCCATCGAACAGGAGGTCGGCATCGCCACGGGACGGGCGATCGAGTACTCGCTGATCGAGTTCGTACGGCCAGGGAGTCCGCTGATGCTGATTCACCACGGCACCGCCGACGAGGTGGAGCCGATCGAGCACGTGCGGCGGTTCCGAGACGCGATGGTGCAGGCCGGCAACGAGTGCACGCTGCTCGAATACGAACAGGCCGAGCATGGTTTCCACTACCCCGGCCACAGCGGGCACTTCGAGGACGTCATCGACGCCACCGCCCGGTTCCTCCTCGATCGGAGCCACGCCGGCCCTTACGGGTACTGA
- a CDS encoding amidase — MHINIGIPFARRRRLASSVLALGLAAGALVAPNASTATPPLLSRPGLANDVVTMGVDDLRQLLQRRQVTSVQLVREYLRRIDAFEDAYGDQPGINAVITVNDDALDEAAKLDTERRKGRVRGPLHGIPILVKDNYDTHDMPTTNGSEALAGTRPPDDATQVAKLRAAGAIIIAKTNLHEYASGITTISSLGGQTRNPYDQTRNPGGSSGGTAAGVAASFAPVGMGSDTCGSIRIPAAHNGLVGLRPSLGLSSRDGIQPMSATQDVGGPIGKSVRDVALVLDATVGYDVKDSVTAASIGQTPESYTSSLSTQALRGKRIGVLTDVLGTTAVEQPATDLIRQAAADMSAQGATVVDIGHQQRILELVAGSDVVNDEFERDLNRYLAQPGITFPEGLAALEEPRDQVTLADIVTSGKVTPTVLATLQGRLGRSQPTDAYLQRLLTRTELQNALRELIASLDLDAVLYPTVMQQATKIPESQPGSTCPLSANTGFPALTMPAGFTPDHLPIGVELLSLPFTEPTLLAMAYDYEQATQHRKPPASTPPLRARS, encoded by the coding sequence ATGCACATCAATATCGGCATCCCGTTCGCCCGCCGTCGTCGCCTCGCCTCGTCCGTCCTGGCCCTCGGTCTCGCCGCGGGCGCGCTGGTCGCCCCCAACGCGTCGACAGCCACTCCTCCTCTCCTGAGCCGACCCGGTCTGGCCAACGATGTCGTCACCATGGGCGTCGACGACCTGCGCCAATTGCTGCAACGCAGGCAGGTGACCTCGGTCCAACTGGTGCGCGAGTACCTGCGCCGCATCGACGCCTTCGAGGACGCCTACGGCGACCAACCCGGCATCAACGCTGTCATCACCGTGAACGACGACGCCCTCGACGAGGCCGCGAAGCTCGACACCGAACGGCGCAAGGGCAGGGTTCGCGGACCACTGCACGGCATTCCGATCCTGGTGAAGGACAACTACGACACGCACGACATGCCGACCACCAACGGCTCCGAGGCACTCGCCGGAACAAGGCCACCTGACGACGCCACCCAGGTGGCGAAGCTGCGCGCGGCCGGCGCGATCATCATCGCCAAGACCAACCTGCATGAGTACGCCTCCGGCATCACCACGATCAGCTCCCTCGGCGGCCAGACCCGCAACCCGTACGACCAGACCCGCAACCCCGGCGGCTCCAGCGGAGGCACCGCAGCCGGGGTGGCGGCGAGTTTCGCCCCGGTCGGCATGGGCTCGGACACCTGCGGTTCGATCCGCATCCCGGCTGCCCACAACGGCCTGGTCGGGCTGCGCCCGAGCCTCGGACTGTCCAGCCGGGACGGCATCCAGCCGATGTCGGCGACCCAGGACGTCGGCGGCCCGATCGGTAAGTCAGTCAGGGACGTCGCGCTGGTCCTCGACGCGACCGTCGGTTATGACGTCAAGGACTCGGTGACCGCCGCCTCGATCGGCCAGACACCGGAGAGCTACACCTCGTCGCTGAGCACTCAGGCGCTACGCGGTAAGCGGATCGGCGTCCTCACCGACGTGCTGGGCACGACCGCCGTCGAGCAACCCGCCACCGATCTCATCCGGCAGGCGGCGGCCGACATGTCCGCGCAGGGCGCCACCGTGGTCGATATCGGCCACCAGCAGCGGATCCTCGAGCTGGTCGCCGGGTCGGACGTGGTCAACGACGAGTTCGAGCGGGACCTCAACCGCTACCTCGCCCAACCCGGGATCACCTTCCCGGAAGGTCTGGCCGCTCTGGAGGAGCCGCGCGACCAGGTCACCCTGGCCGACATCGTCACCTCCGGCAAGGTCACTCCGACCGTGCTCGCCACGCTGCAGGGCCGGTTGGGTCGCTCGCAGCCCACCGACGCGTACCTCCAGCGGTTGCTGACCCGCACCGAGCTGCAGAACGCACTGCGCGAGCTCATCGCGAGCCTCGACCTCGACGCCGTCCTCTACCCCACGGTCATGCAGCAGGCCACGAAGATTCCGGAGAGCCAGCCGGGCAGCACCTGCCCGTTGTCGGCCAACACCGGCTTCCCGGCACTGACCATGCCAGCCGGGTTCACTCCCGACCACCTGCCGATCGGAGTCGAACTTCTCAGCCTGCCGTTCACCGAGCCCACCCTGCTCGCCATGGCCTACGACTACGAGCAGGCCACCCAGCATCGCAAGCCGCCGGCCAGCACCCCACCCCTGAGAGCCCGTTCCTAG
- a CDS encoding ATP-binding cassette domain-containing protein, translating into MSTANQPSAPHVADSHDLIRVQGARVNNLKDVSVEIPKRRLTVFTGVSGSGKSSLVFGTIAAESQRMINETYSAFVQGFMPTLARPEVDLLDGLTTAIIVDQERMGANSRSTVGTATDANAMLRILFSRLGQPHIGSPNAYSFNVPSVRATGAITVERGAGKTKTEKATFTRLGGMCPRCEGMGAVTDIDLSALYDDSLSLNEGAITIPGYSMEGWYGRIFRGCGYFDPDKPIGKYGKRELQDLLHREPTKIKIDGINLTYVGLIPQIQKSFLSKDIDALQPHIRAFVERAVTFTTCPDCDGTRLSKEALSSKIKGRNIADACAMQISDLAAWVREIEEPSVSPLLAGLQHLLDSFEEIGLGYLSLDRPSGTLSGGEAQRTKMIRHLGSSLTDVTYVFDEPTIGLHPHDIQRMNELLLQLRDKGNTVLVVEHKPEAIAIADHVVDLGPGAGTEGGAVCYEGTLEGLRASGTITGRHLDDRAALKETVRTPTGKLEIRGATANNLHDVDVDVPLGVLVVVTGVAGSGKSSLVHSSIPAGAGVVSIDQGAIRGSRRSNPATYTGLLDPIRKAFAKANGVKPALFSANSEGACPSCNGAGVIYTDLGMMAGVAAPCEDCEGKRFQASVLEYRFGGRDISEVLAMSVTEAEKFFGAGEARTPAAHAILDRLADVGLGYLSLGQPLTTLSGGERQRLKLATHMAEKGGTYVLDEPTTGLHLADVEQLLGLLDRLVDAGKSVIVIEHHQAVMAHADWIIDLGPGAGHDGGRIVFEGTPADLVAARSTLTGEHLAAYVGT; encoded by the coding sequence ATGAGCACGGCCAACCAGCCGTCCGCGCCGCACGTTGCCGACAGCCATGACCTGATCCGCGTGCAGGGCGCGCGGGTCAACAACCTCAAGGACGTCAGCGTCGAGATCCCGAAGCGCCGGCTGACGGTGTTCACGGGGGTCTCCGGCTCCGGCAAGAGCTCGTTGGTGTTCGGCACCATCGCCGCCGAGTCGCAGCGGATGATCAACGAGACCTACAGCGCCTTCGTGCAGGGCTTCATGCCGACGCTGGCGCGACCCGAGGTCGACCTGCTGGATGGCCTCACGACGGCGATCATCGTGGACCAGGAGCGGATGGGCGCGAACTCGCGATCCACCGTCGGCACCGCCACCGACGCCAACGCGATGCTGCGCATCCTGTTCAGCCGGCTCGGGCAGCCGCACATCGGCTCGCCCAACGCGTACTCCTTCAATGTCCCCTCGGTGAGGGCCACCGGCGCCATCACCGTCGAGCGCGGCGCCGGCAAGACGAAGACGGAGAAGGCGACCTTCACCCGCCTCGGCGGCATGTGTCCGCGTTGCGAGGGCATGGGCGCGGTCACCGACATCGACCTGTCGGCGCTGTACGACGACAGCCTCTCGCTCAACGAGGGCGCGATCACGATCCCGGGTTACAGCATGGAGGGCTGGTACGGCCGGATCTTCCGTGGCTGCGGCTACTTCGACCCGGACAAGCCGATCGGCAAGTACGGCAAGCGGGAGCTGCAGGACCTGCTCCACCGGGAACCAACCAAGATCAAGATCGACGGGATCAACCTGACGTACGTGGGTCTGATCCCGCAGATCCAGAAGTCCTTCCTCTCCAAGGACATCGACGCGTTGCAGCCGCACATCCGTGCCTTCGTGGAGCGGGCGGTGACCTTCACGACCTGTCCCGACTGCGACGGCACCCGGCTCAGCAAGGAAGCGCTGTCGTCGAAGATCAAGGGTAGGAACATCGCCGACGCCTGCGCGATGCAGATCAGCGACCTGGCTGCCTGGGTACGGGAAATCGAGGAACCGTCGGTGTCCCCGTTGCTGGCGGGGCTGCAACACCTGCTCGACTCGTTCGAGGAGATCGGGTTGGGCTACCTCTCGCTCGACCGGCCGTCGGGCACCCTCTCGGGCGGCGAGGCGCAGCGCACCAAGATGATCCGCCACCTCGGCTCTTCGCTCACCGACGTCACCTACGTCTTCGACGAGCCGACGATCGGGCTGCACCCGCACGACATCCAGCGGATGAACGAGCTGCTGCTGCAGTTGCGCGACAAGGGCAACACCGTGCTGGTCGTGGAGCACAAGCCGGAGGCCATCGCCATCGCCGACCACGTCGTCGATCTCGGTCCCGGAGCCGGTACGGAGGGCGGTGCCGTCTGCTACGAGGGCACCCTGGAAGGCCTGCGGGCCAGCGGCACCATCACCGGCCGACACCTCGACGACCGGGCCGCTCTCAAGGAGACGGTCCGGACGCCCACCGGCAAGCTGGAGATCCGTGGGGCGACGGCCAACAACCTGCACGACGTCGACGTCGACGTACCGCTCGGGGTGCTCGTCGTCGTGACCGGTGTCGCCGGCTCCGGCAAGAGCTCGCTCGTGCACTCCTCGATCCCCGCGGGCGCGGGTGTGGTCTCGATCGACCAGGGCGCGATCCGTGGCTCGCGGCGGAGCAACCCGGCCACGTACACCGGGTTGCTCGACCCGATCCGCAAGGCGTTCGCGAAGGCCAACGGTGTGAAGCCGGCGCTGTTCAGCGCCAACTCCGAGGGCGCCTGCCCGAGCTGCAACGGCGCCGGTGTCATCTACACCGACCTGGGGATGATGGCCGGTGTCGCCGCCCCCTGCGAGGACTGCGAGGGGAAGCGGTTCCAGGCATCCGTGCTGGAATACCGCTTCGGTGGCCGCGACATCAGCGAGGTGCTCGCGATGTCGGTGACGGAGGCCGAGAAGTTCTTCGGCGCGGGCGAGGCACGTACGCCGGCCGCGCACGCCATCCTCGACCGCCTCGCCGACGTCGGGCTCGGCTACCTCAGCCTGGGGCAGCCGCTCACGACCCTGTCCGGCGGCGAGCGGCAGCGACTCAAGCTGGCCACCCACATGGCCGAGAAGGGTGGCACCTACGTCCTCGACGAGCCGACCACCGGCCTGCACCTGGCCGACGTCGAGCAGCTGCTCGGCCTGCTCGACCGCCTCGTCGACGCCGGCAAGTCGGTGATCGTCATCGAGCATCACCAGGCGGTCATGGCGCACGCGGACTGGATCATCGACCTCGGCCCCGGCGCCGGCCACGACGGCGGCCGGATCGTCTTCGAGGGCACACCCGCCGACCTCGTCGCCGCCCGCTCCACCCTCACCGGCGAGCACCTGGCGGCGTACGTCGGCACCTGA
- a CDS encoding VOC family protein — MDITIHSSFLPHTDPDASLAFYRDTLGFEVRNDVGYGGMRWITVGPAGQPTTSIVLHPPAASPGITDDERQTILELVAKGSYFGVNLATEDLDATFAKLEASDAEVVQEPTEQPYGVRDCAFRDPAGNMIRIQEVR; from the coding sequence ATGGACATCACCATTCACTCGAGTTTCCTTCCGCACACCGACCCCGACGCCTCGCTGGCCTTCTACCGCGACACCCTCGGCTTCGAGGTTCGCAACGACGTCGGCTACGGGGGGATGCGCTGGATCACGGTCGGGCCCGCGGGTCAGCCCACGACGTCGATCGTCCTGCACCCGCCGGCCGCCTCCCCCGGGATCACCGACGACGAGCGCCAGACCATCCTCGAACTGGTGGCCAAGGGCAGCTACTTCGGCGTCAACCTGGCCACCGAAGACCTCGACGCCACGTTCGCCAAGCTGGAGGCCAGCGACGCCGAGGTCGTCCAGGAGCCGACCGAGCAGCCGTACGGCGTACGGGACTGTGCCTTCCGGGACCCCGCCGGCAATATGATCCGCATCCAGGAAGTGCGCTGA
- a CDS encoding helix-turn-helix transcriptional regulator yields the protein MTSKPDATQRLSDLARLRRVRDRIDREYASPLDVEALARGAHMSSGHLSREFRLAYGESPYSYLMTRRIERAMALLRRGDLSVTEVCFAVGCSSLGTFSTRFTELVGVPPSVYRRQAAQATVGMPSCVAKQVTRPIRNREAQVTESQLA from the coding sequence GTGACCAGCAAACCCGACGCGACGCAGCGACTCAGCGACCTCGCGCGGCTGCGCCGGGTCCGCGACCGGATCGACCGGGAGTACGCGTCTCCGCTGGACGTCGAGGCGCTCGCCCGGGGCGCGCACATGTCGTCCGGGCACCTCAGCCGCGAGTTCCGGCTCGCCTATGGCGAATCTCCGTACAGCTACCTGATGACGCGCCGGATCGAGCGGGCGATGGCGCTGTTGCGTCGTGGCGACCTGAGTGTCACCGAGGTCTGTTTCGCGGTCGGTTGTTCGTCGTTGGGCACCTTCAGCACCCGCTTCACCGAGTTGGTGGGCGTGCCGCCCAGCGTCTACCGCCGGCAGGCGGCGCAGGCGACGGTGGGGATGCCGTCCTGCGTGGCGAAGCAGGTGACCAGACCGATCAGGAATCGAGAAGCGCAGGTCACGGAGTCGCAACTAGCGTGA
- a CDS encoding DNA polymerase domain-containing protein has protein sequence MSEADESRDGVALTNLDQPLSDRDDATKRDLVDYLDAVSERILPQLRGRPLSVIRVRPGQPPFMQKNLPRYTPDWVRRVPVWAEASHREISYALCDDRRTLLWFANQRAVEYHPTLATAADPHRPTHLVLDLDPPEGDGFRAAVAAALLVRQALADAGLAGAVKTSGAKGVHVFVPVADEPTAEELAAATRALAVRAERLDPALATTAYIKEDRGGRVFVDATRAGGATVAAAYSPRLRPGTPVSFPVDWADLTEVAPADFTIRTAPTLLGAGDPWAALMPAPQPLPADLVAEGRTIPVARVQAMHEGKRRARARRQVD, from the coding sequence GTGAGTGAGGCCGATGAATCCCGGGACGGCGTGGCCCTGACCAACCTGGACCAGCCGCTGTCCGACCGTGACGACGCGACCAAACGTGACCTGGTGGACTACCTCGACGCGGTCAGTGAGCGGATCCTCCCGCAGTTACGGGGTCGGCCGCTGTCGGTGATCCGGGTCCGCCCCGGCCAGCCGCCGTTCATGCAGAAGAACCTGCCCCGCTACACCCCGGACTGGGTCCGCCGGGTGCCGGTCTGGGCGGAGGCGTCGCACCGGGAGATTTCGTACGCGCTCTGCGACGACCGCCGCACCCTGCTCTGGTTCGCCAACCAGCGGGCGGTGGAGTACCACCCGACACTGGCCACCGCGGCGGATCCGCACCGCCCGACCCACCTGGTGCTCGACCTGGACCCACCCGAGGGCGACGGCTTCCGCGCGGCCGTCGCCGCGGCCCTGCTGGTCCGCCAGGCACTCGCCGATGCCGGCCTGGCCGGCGCGGTCAAGACCAGCGGCGCCAAGGGCGTGCACGTCTTCGTTCCGGTGGCCGACGAGCCCACCGCGGAGGAGTTGGCCGCCGCCACCCGGGCGCTCGCCGTCCGCGCCGAGCGGCTCGACCCGGCGCTGGCCACCACGGCGTACATCAAGGAGGACCGGGGTGGCCGGGTCTTCGTGGACGCGACCCGCGCCGGCGGGGCGACCGTGGCGGCCGCGTACAGCCCTCGGCTGCGCCCCGGGACGCCGGTCTCCTTCCCGGTCGACTGGGCCGACCTGACCGAGGTGGCCCCCGCCGACTTCACCATCCGGACCGCGCCGACGCTGCTCGGTGCCGGTGATCCGTGGGCCGCGCTGATGCCGGCGCCGCAGCCGCTCCCCGCCGACCTGGTGGCCGAGGGTCGGACCATCCCGGTGGCCCGGGTGCAGGCCATGCACGAGGGAAAGCGCCGGGCCCGCGCCCGGCGGCAGGTCGATTGA
- a CDS encoding MFS transporter: MDRVVPSRWPALLVLCAGSLMIILDGTVVAVALPAVQRDLGFTAAGLAWVVNAYLVAFGGLLLLAGRLGDLLGRRGVFLAGVALFTLASLACAVATGPALLVGARFGQGVGGALAMAVSLGMIVRLYPEPAERARAIAVFSFTGAAGASIGTVAGGVLTDVAGWRAIFLVNLPIGAAILLAAVRRLPADQGIGLRAGLDLPGALLATAGLMSAVLGIVGTGEHGWTSPRTLGAVALAALLLGGFALRQRVATTPLLPARVLRVPGLVAANAVQFLMVSAYFGFQFLLAVELQLVLGLDPAATGWAFLPTPVVIAVVSLGLAGRLIARWGARTVLLAGLGLAAIGFLLLARLPADGAYVADVLPAMLIFGVAGGLTLPAVTTLAMAGATDADAGLASGLANTTQQVGGAVGLAALATLAAARSDGLRAAGWAETAALAGGYRTAFAVAAALVVAALLVALSTLPGARPAGIDRHVRLTDDTGAGRVVG; the protein is encoded by the coding sequence ATGGACCGCGTTGTCCCGTCCCGCTGGCCGGCGCTGCTGGTGCTCTGCGCGGGCAGCCTGATGATCATCCTGGATGGCACCGTCGTCGCGGTGGCGCTGCCCGCCGTGCAACGCGATCTGGGCTTCACCGCCGCTGGCCTGGCGTGGGTGGTCAACGCCTACCTGGTCGCGTTCGGCGGGCTGTTGCTGCTCGCCGGCCGACTCGGCGACCTGCTCGGCCGACGGGGGGTCTTCCTGGCCGGCGTCGCGCTGTTCACCCTGGCCTCGCTGGCCTGCGCGGTCGCCACCGGGCCGGCCCTGCTGGTGGGCGCACGGTTCGGCCAGGGCGTCGGCGGGGCGCTGGCCATGGCGGTCAGCCTCGGCATGATCGTCCGGCTCTATCCCGAACCGGCCGAGCGCGCCCGCGCCATCGCCGTCTTCAGCTTCACCGGCGCGGCCGGCGCGTCGATCGGCACCGTCGCCGGTGGGGTGCTCACCGACGTGGCCGGGTGGCGGGCGATCTTCCTGGTCAACCTGCCGATCGGGGCCGCCATCCTGCTCGCGGCCGTCCGCAGGCTCCCCGCCGACCAGGGAATTGGCCTGCGGGCCGGCCTGGACCTGCCCGGCGCGCTGCTCGCCACCGCCGGTCTGATGTCCGCCGTGCTGGGCATCGTGGGAACGGGCGAGCACGGCTGGACCAGCCCCCGAACCCTCGGCGCGGTGGCCCTCGCGGCGCTGCTGCTCGGCGGGTTCGCGCTACGCCAACGGGTCGCGACGACCCCGTTGCTACCGGCGCGGGTGCTGCGGGTTCCGGGTCTGGTGGCGGCGAACGCCGTGCAGTTCCTCATGGTCTCCGCGTACTTCGGTTTCCAGTTCCTGCTCGCCGTGGAGCTGCAACTGGTGCTCGGGCTGGACCCGGCCGCGACCGGCTGGGCCTTCCTGCCCACCCCGGTCGTGATCGCGGTGGTGTCGCTCGGCCTGGCCGGTCGGCTGATCGCCCGATGGGGCGCCCGCACCGTGCTGCTGGCCGGGCTCGGCCTGGCGGCCATCGGCTTCCTGCTGCTCGCCCGGCTGCCCGCCGACGGTGCCTACGTCGCCGACGTACTTCCCGCGATGCTGATCTTCGGGGTGGCCGGCGGTCTGACCCTGCCGGCCGTCACCACCCTGGCCATGGCCGGCGCGACCGACGCGGACGCCGGGCTCGCCTCCGGCCTGGCCAACACCACCCAGCAGGTCGGCGGCGCGGTCGGCCTGGCCGCGCTGGCCACCCTGGCAGCCGCTCGCAGTGACGGCTTGCGGGCTGCCGGCTGGGCCGAGACGGCCGCGCTGGCCGGCGGCTATCGGACGGCGTTCGCCGTGGCCGCTGCCCTGGTGGTCGCCGCGTTGCTGGTGGCGCTGAGCACGCTGCCGGGCGCCCGGCCCGCCGGGATCGATCGGCACGTCAGGTTGACCGACGACACCGGGGCCGGGAGGGTGGTCGGGTGA
- a CDS encoding winged helix-turn-helix transcriptional regulator — MMSQRNSDVSALIATELTCAAENVPFTSGQARACTVREVLDRVGGKWSIGVLVAASHGPVRFTELERHIEGISRRMLTLTLRNLERDGLLHRTVYPTVPPKVEYTATPMALELYESLVALTAWAERHRRAIAEARTRYDAEHAE; from the coding sequence TTGATGTCCCAGAGGAACAGCGATGTGTCCGCGCTGATCGCAACCGAGCTGACCTGTGCGGCCGAGAACGTGCCCTTCACCTCGGGTCAGGCGCGGGCGTGCACCGTCCGCGAGGTGCTCGACCGGGTCGGCGGCAAGTGGAGCATCGGCGTTCTGGTGGCCGCCTCCCACGGGCCGGTGCGCTTCACGGAGCTGGAGCGGCACATCGAGGGGATCAGCCGCCGGATGCTCACGCTGACGCTGCGCAACCTGGAGCGGGACGGCCTGTTGCACCGCACGGTCTACCCGACTGTTCCGCCCAAGGTCGAGTACACCGCCACCCCCATGGCGCTGGAGCTGTACGAGTCGCTGGTGGCGCTGACCGCCTGGGCCGAGCGGCATCGTCGGGCCATCGCCGAGGCGCGGACCAGGTACGACGCCGAGCACGCCGAATGA